A stretch of the Enterobacter mori genome encodes the following:
- a CDS encoding YadA-like family protein, protein MKKSIIAVLLSAVITPAAFADSFSVELDQNGNIVQGVQNPAQGIFDVKPTAGKVTLFGTENTVANLDQIQNNLNLIQDHQSQITVNRITIDTNAKNIAQNKIAIDDNTHEIDTNAQQLRATAKQVGDNRDGVAANKVGIKANADAIAQNKNAIGDNTQQINNNAQLIRSTEKQVGENRTVLMANKGDIVTLTQDTKVAQTTGEYAQSRAQTAMQNAEKNRAALVASNKKIAENTVELADHEQRIETLEQSNSSNFGKLKNEVEDNRKRASAGIAGVAAMANIPQVTNTQNFSVGAGVGNTDGENALAVGFSARATENVVVKASVSNDTQHNFVAGGGIAYGW, encoded by the coding sequence ATGAAGAAATCTATTATTGCTGTTCTACTTTCTGCTGTTATTACTCCTGCGGCCTTTGCTGATTCATTTTCCGTGGAATTAGACCAAAACGGTAATATCGTTCAGGGCGTGCAAAATCCTGCTCAGGGAATATTTGACGTCAAGCCAACCGCGGGAAAGGTTACCTTGTTCGGTACAGAAAATACGGTGGCAAACCTTGATCAGATTCAGAACAACCTGAACCTCATTCAAGACCATCAAAGCCAAATCACGGTAAACAGAATTACGATTGATACCAACGCAAAGAATATCGCCCAGAATAAAATAGCTATCGACGACAACACGCACGAGATCGACACTAACGCCCAGCAGCTCCGCGCTACCGCAAAACAGGTCGGTGATAACCGCGACGGCGTCGCTGCCAATAAAGTCGGCATCAAAGCCAACGCCGATGCTATTGCGCAGAATAAGAACGCTATCGGCGACAATACCCAACAAATCAACAACAACGCCCAGCTAATTCGCTCTACAGAAAAACAGGTTGGCGAAAATCGCACGGTCCTTATGGCAAATAAAGGCGATATTGTCACCCTGACTCAGGATACAAAGGTTGCCCAAACCACGGGGGAATACGCGCAGTCTCGCGCTCAGACCGCCATGCAAAACGCCGAGAAAAACCGTGCGGCACTGGTCGCATCCAACAAGAAGATTGCCGAGAACACCGTCGAGCTTGCCGATCATGAGCAGCGTATTGAGACGCTTGAGCAAAGCAATAGCAGCAATTTTGGCAAGCTGAAAAATGAAGTGGAAGATAACCGTAAGCGTGCCTCTGCGGGTATTGCAGGCGTTGCCGCAATGGCCAACATCCCGCAGGTTACTAACACGCAAAACTTCTCCGTAGGCGCTGGCGTGGGCAACACCGATGGTGAAAATGCGTTGGCGGTCGGTTTCTCTGCACGCGCAACGGAAAATGTCGTGGTTAAAGCCTCCGTATCTAACGATACACAACACAACTTTGTGGCAGGTGGCGGCATCGCCTACGGCTGGTAA
- the sitC gene encoding iron/manganese ABC transporter permease subunit SitC gives MNALLEPFGYEYMLNAMWVSAMVGGLCAFLSCYLMLKGWSLIGDALSHSIVPGVAGAYMLGLPFSLGAFLSGGLAAGSMLFLNQRSRLKEDAIIGLIFSSFFGLGLFMVSLNPTSVNIQTIVLGNILAIAPEDIVQLAIIGVVSMVILLFKWKDLMVTFFDENHARAIGLRPERLKILFFTLLAVSTVAALQTVGAFLVICLVVTPGATAWLLTDRFPRLLMIAVAIGSITSFLGAWASYYLDGATGGIIVVAQTLLFLLAFVFAPKHGLLASRRRARHAQEAQP, from the coding sequence ATGAACGCGCTTCTCGAACCCTTCGGCTACGAGTACATGCTCAATGCAATGTGGGTCTCGGCGATGGTGGGCGGGCTGTGCGCGTTTCTCTCCTGCTATCTGATGCTTAAGGGCTGGTCGCTGATCGGCGATGCTCTGTCGCACTCCATCGTGCCCGGCGTGGCGGGAGCCTACATGCTCGGGCTGCCGTTCTCGCTGGGGGCGTTCCTGTCGGGCGGACTGGCGGCGGGCAGCATGCTATTTCTCAACCAGCGCAGCCGCCTGAAGGAAGATGCCATTATCGGGCTGATCTTCTCCTCCTTTTTCGGGCTGGGGCTGTTTATGGTTTCGCTCAACCCGACCTCGGTGAACATTCAGACCATCGTGCTCGGCAATATTCTGGCTATCGCCCCGGAGGATATCGTCCAGCTGGCGATTATCGGCGTGGTGTCGATGGTTATCCTGTTGTTCAAATGGAAAGATCTGATGGTGACCTTTTTTGATGAGAACCATGCCCGCGCCATCGGCCTGCGCCCTGAACGCCTGAAAATTCTCTTCTTCACGCTGCTGGCGGTCTCTACCGTGGCGGCGCTGCAAACCGTCGGCGCGTTTCTGGTGATCTGTCTGGTGGTCACCCCCGGCGCGACCGCGTGGCTGCTTACCGATCGCTTTCCGCGCCTGCTGATGATTGCGGTCGCCATTGGCAGCATCACCAGCTTCCTTGGCGCGTGGGCCAGCTACTATCTGGACGGCGCGACCGGCGGCATTATCGTGGTCGCCCAGACGCTGCTGTTCCTGCTGGCGTTCGTCTTTGCGCCGAAGCACGGGCTGCTCGCCAGCCGCCGTCGGGCGCGTCACGCGCAGGAGGCTCAGCCATGA
- a CDS encoding metal ABC transporter permease yields the protein MMALLLEPFQFAFMNNALLISLLVAVPCALLSVFLVLKGWALMGDAMSHAVFPGVVLAWMMSLPLALGAFVAGLFCAVATGYLKDNSRIKQDTVMGIVFSGMFGAGLILYIAVKPEVHLDHILFGDMLGINGMDILQSGIVAGLIALVIGLKWRDFLLFCFDYQQAQASGLRTRWLHYGLLCMVSLTIVATLKAVGIILSISLLIAPGAVAVLITRRFHSALLVAVAVSALVSVSGVYASFYLDSAPAPTIVVLFAMVFIVTFGVTSVKARRQERVTAG from the coding sequence ATGATGGCGCTGCTTCTCGAACCCTTCCAGTTTGCGTTTATGAACAACGCGCTGCTGATTTCACTCCTGGTGGCCGTGCCCTGCGCGCTGCTGTCGGTTTTTCTGGTGCTGAAAGGCTGGGCGCTGATGGGCGACGCCATGAGCCACGCGGTATTTCCCGGCGTGGTGCTGGCGTGGATGATGAGCCTGCCGCTGGCGCTGGGCGCGTTTGTGGCCGGGTTGTTCTGCGCGGTCGCCACCGGATACCTGAAAGATAACAGCCGAATCAAGCAGGATACGGTCATGGGGATCGTCTTTTCCGGTATGTTCGGCGCAGGATTGATCCTCTATATCGCCGTCAAACCCGAGGTGCATCTCGACCACATTCTGTTCGGCGATATGCTGGGCATAAACGGCATGGACATTCTGCAAAGCGGGATCGTGGCGGGGCTGATCGCGCTGGTGATTGGCCTGAAGTGGCGCGATTTTCTGCTGTTCTGCTTTGATTACCAGCAGGCGCAGGCGAGCGGGCTGCGCACCCGCTGGCTGCACTACGGCTTACTGTGTATGGTCTCGCTGACCATCGTGGCGACGCTGAAGGCGGTGGGGATTATTTTGTCGATTTCGCTGCTGATTGCCCCCGGCGCGGTGGCAGTGCTGATCACCCGACGCTTCCACTCGGCGCTGCTGGTGGCGGTAGCCGTTTCAGCCCTCGTATCGGTAAGCGGCGTGTATGCGTCGTTTTATCTCGACAGCGCGCCTGCGCCGACCATCGTAGTGCTGTTCGCGATGGTGTTTATCGTGACGTTCGGGGTCACCAGCGTGAAGGCCCGTCGGCAGGAGCGTGTGACAGCAGGGTGA
- a CDS encoding IS110 family transposase, which yields MKVSTLGIDLAKNVFQLHGVDHEGHTVLRKKLTRAKFVQFVIQLEPCLIGMEACSSSHHFARLFSRHGHEVKLIPPQYVKPYVKTNKTDAADAEAICEAVTRPNMRFVQIKTEEQQAVLALHTERGILIRERIACSNSLRATLAEFGITMATGQSHLICELPAILEDADNGLSPFVRASILRQAKHIRALEEQIKEVEEALASWYKTQAACQRLAKIPGVGMLTATYVVAAVGNARQFSTAKQFASWLGLTPKEHSSGGKQQLGGISKRGDGYFRYLLVHGARALTAWVNRKGSVEENAWLQGLLERKHYNVAVVAMAAKTARIMWSMLAHNTEYQPRQPA from the coding sequence ATGAAAGTATCAACTCTTGGTATCGACCTGGCAAAGAACGTTTTTCAGCTTCATGGTGTCGATCACGAAGGCCATACGGTTTTACGTAAGAAGCTGACCCGGGCTAAATTCGTTCAGTTTGTCATTCAACTGGAACCTTGCCTGATTGGCATGGAGGCCTGCTCGTCCAGCCATCATTTTGCACGATTATTCAGTCGTCACGGCCATGAGGTAAAACTCATCCCTCCGCAATATGTGAAGCCTTATGTGAAAACGAATAAGACGGATGCAGCAGATGCTGAAGCTATCTGCGAAGCGGTAACCCGCCCGAATATGCGTTTTGTGCAGATAAAAACCGAAGAGCAGCAGGCCGTTTTAGCGTTACACACTGAACGGGGAATACTTATCCGTGAGCGCATCGCCTGCTCTAACAGCTTAAGAGCTACACTTGCTGAGTTTGGTATTACGATGGCGACCGGGCAAAGTCATCTGATCTGTGAGCTGCCGGCCATTCTGGAGGACGCCGACAATGGGTTATCTCCCTTTGTCAGAGCCAGTATCCTCAGGCAGGCTAAACATATCAGGGCACTTGAGGAGCAGATAAAAGAGGTAGAAGAGGCCCTGGCCTCCTGGTATAAAACACAGGCGGCCTGCCAGAGACTGGCAAAAATCCCTGGGGTGGGCATGCTAACGGCCACGTATGTGGTAGCAGCAGTGGGTAATGCCCGACAGTTCAGTACTGCAAAACAGTTCGCCTCATGGCTGGGGCTGACACCAAAAGAACATTCCAGTGGCGGTAAACAGCAACTGGGCGGGATAAGCAAACGTGGAGATGGATATTTCCGATACCTTCTGGTTCACGGCGCACGGGCACTTACTGCCTGGGTCAACCGGAAAGGCTCAGTTGAGGAGAATGCCTGGCTTCAGGGATTGCTTGAGCGGAAGCACTACAATGTTGCAGTTGTCGCGATGGCGGCAAAAACAGCGAGGATCATGTGGTCAATGTTGGCACACAATACTGAATATCAACCTCGCCAGCCCGCCTGA
- the entD gene encoding enterobactin synthase subunit EntD — MQVNHSTFLLAGLTVHHVSFDPATFTEADLLWLPHHAELSHAGRKRKADHLAGRIAAAHALNARVIPDIGPSGEPLWPDGISGSITHSGTQAMAIVVRDRHALIGIDCETILPECEAREIKDGIIDANEERVLSHSGYPFALALTLVFSAKESLFKALFPRVQAYMGFDSARVKMLDDKTLTLALTRQLAGFNEGAAFTLHWQQQGEQAITLLSHAPADGPSRW, encoded by the coding sequence ATGCAGGTGAACCACTCTACATTTCTTCTGGCTGGCCTGACCGTTCATCACGTCTCCTTCGACCCCGCCACCTTCACCGAGGCCGATCTCCTCTGGCTCCCCCACCACGCTGAGCTTTCACACGCCGGACGTAAACGTAAAGCCGACCATCTTGCCGGACGCATCGCCGCCGCGCATGCGCTTAACGCGCGTGTTATACCCGACATCGGCCCCAGCGGCGAACCGCTCTGGCCGGACGGTATCTCCGGCAGCATCACCCACAGCGGTACGCAGGCGATGGCGATTGTCGTTCGCGATCGCCATGCGCTTATCGGCATCGATTGCGAAACGATCCTGCCTGAATGCGAAGCCAGAGAGATTAAGGACGGCATCATTGATGCCAATGAAGAACGCGTGCTTTCCCACTCCGGTTACCCGTTCGCCCTTGCACTGACGCTGGTGTTCAGCGCCAAAGAGAGCCTGTTCAAAGCCCTCTTTCCTCGGGTGCAGGCTTATATGGGGTTTGACAGCGCCCGGGTGAAAATGCTTGACGATAAGACGCTTACGCTGGCGTTGACTCGTCAACTGGCAGGTTTTAACGAAGGCGCCGCCTTCACCCTTCACTGGCAACAGCAGGGTGAACAGGCGATCACCCTGCTGTCACACGCTCCTGCCGACGGGCCTTCACGCTGGTGA